Proteins co-encoded in one Oreochromis aureus strain Israel breed Guangdong linkage group 3, ZZ_aureus, whole genome shotgun sequence genomic window:
- the LOC120438568 gene encoding macrophage mannose receptor 1-like has product MEDWAGIQSSSIMERILLCVCCFSGWFVSTCCPRQYHYVDDAKTWTEAQSYCQQTHTDLASIENTEEMKQLNSTVSSAAHSSELWIGLYSQIRWRWSDGLTGSGADYRNWDTSEYEPDFYSGVQFCVSSLKGKWWDFQCREKLQFICYRGSQMNPEFDLVDKEMSWSDARRYCRENFLDLATVKNPGENQQVHEKAQSKGCGLACTESHTFTGLMAQSTHSQTGPVG; this is encoded by the exons ATGGAAGACTGGGCTGG AATCCAGAGCAGCAGCATCATGGAGAGGATCCTGCTGTGTGTCTGCTGCTTCTCAG GCTGGTTTGTCTCCACATGCTGTCCCCGTCAGTACCACTATGTTGATGATGCAAAGACTTGGACTGAAGCTCAGAGCTACTGCCAACAGACTCACACAGACCTGGCCTCCATCGAGAACACTGAAGAAATGAAGCAGCTGAACAGCACAGTTTCATCTGCCGCTCACAGCTCTGAGCTCTGGATCGGTCTGTACAGTCAGATCAGGTGGAGGTGGTCAGATGGGCTCACAGGGAGTGGAGCTGACTACAGGAACTGGGACACTTCTGAATATGAACCAGATTTTTACTCTGGGGTTCAGTTCTGTGTGTCCTCTTTAAAAGGAAAATGGTGGGATTTTCAGTGCAGAGAGAAGCTCCAGTTTATTTGCTACAGAG GATCTCAGATGAACCCTGAGTTTGATTTGGTGGATAAAGAAATGAGTTGGTCCGATGCTCGAAGGTACTGCAGGGAGAACTTCTTGGACCTGGCCACTGTCAAGAACCCCGGAGAGAACCAACAAGTCCATGAAAAGGCTCAGAGTAAAGGGTGTGGATTGGCCTGCACAGAGAGCCACACATTTACTGGTCTGATGGCACAAAGTACTCATTCTCAAACTGGGCCAGTGGGATGA
- the LOC120438567 gene encoding uncharacterized protein LOC120438567 — MSRGLITAGYQKINKNLNAGTSGDNIYLWYYRGNSEYDVPIVNLHVSIEAREEAQMFAFGWERLACDLNRKARGKWIYLWVKRERPTYICDITANADYDGDADYFQNGYIRVDEDTNRGAGGSFVFIWYRQTTNSQRAITDLKISTDDIDEILFQYMGFTRVTTDLSKGAGGSYVYLWYKKDSGLPIRAVSVIVNTAAVEQYRYPRVFIRQKNLNSGNKGNTLYLTFSSF, encoded by the coding sequence ATGAGCAGGGGTCTGATCACTGCAGGTTACCAGAAGATTAACAAGAACCTCAATGCCGGAACAAGCGGAGACAACATCTACCTGTGGTACTACAGAGGTAACTCAGAGTACGATGTTCCCATTGTGAACCTTCATGTCTCTATAGAAGCAAGAGAGGAAGCCCAGATGTTTGCATTTGGATGGGAGAGACTGGCCTGTGATCTGAACCGGAAAGCTAGAGGAAAATGGATCTACctgtgggtgaagagggagagaCCAACCTACATCTGTGACATCACTGCCAATGCTGACTATGATGGAGATGCTGACTACTTCCAGAACGGCTACATCAGAGTGGATGAAGATACCAACAGAGGTGCAGGAGGATCCTTTGTCTTCATCTGGTACCGTCAGACCACTAACTCTCAAAGAGCCATCACAGATCTGAAGATCTCCACTGATGATATAGACGAGATATTGTTTCAGTATATGGGCTTTACAAGGGTAACTACTGATCTAAGCAAGGGGGCAGGAGGAAGTTACGTGTACCTGTGGTACAAGAAAGACTCCGGTCTTCCCATTCGGGCGGTCTCTGTGATCGTCAACACAGCAGCTGTGGAGCAGTACAGATATCCCAGGGTCTTCATTAGACAAAAAAACCTCAACAGTGGGAACAAAGGTAATACGCTGTACCTGACCTTCAGTTCGTTTTAG